One window of Planctomycetaceae bacterium genomic DNA carries:
- a CDS encoding LamG-like jellyroll fold domain-containing protein has translation MKRTALTILAMAAVLALAPVVQAATVTQALWKMGEDDPAAAAGNAVNATGVDSSGSNDLALLGSGATYTAPGADTGSPLAVNFDGAGHYEGTVAGWAGDRGVELWLRISEPNDRHDPLSVGNLIFYTFGGGSNQIYNDFAGTGGVGDPFTYTSSEWFHLALVTVGLETTFYANGVAQGSSREVTFDSDLFVVGDTNRGGGPWLGDIDNVRVFNVTDGDFDPMRDLTLSMDIPEPATMSLLALGGLAALIRRKRQ, from the coding sequence ATGAAACGTACAGCATTGACAATTCTGGCAATGGCGGCCGTATTGGCGTTGGCCCCTGTGGTGCAGGCGGCGACCGTCACGCAGGCGTTATGGAAGATGGGCGAGGATGACCCGGCAGCAGCGGCAGGCAATGCCGTCAACGCAACCGGCGTTGACAGTTCAGGCAGCAACGATCTCGCTCTCTTGGGCTCAGGCGCCACGTACACTGCTCCCGGCGCCGACACGGGCAGTCCCTTGGCTGTCAACTTCGATGGCGCCGGTCATTATGAGGGGACCGTTGCAGGATGGGCAGGCGACCGCGGAGTTGAGTTGTGGCTGCGAATAAGCGAGCCCAATGACCGGCACGACCCGTTGAGCGTTGGGAACTTGATATTCTATACATTTGGAGGCGGCTCCAATCAGATTTACAATGACTTTGCAGGCACCGGCGGAGTAGGAGATCCATTCACGTATACGAGCAGTGAGTGGTTCCATCTTGCTCTTGTCACAGTCGGCCTGGAGACGACCTTCTATGCCAATGGCGTTGCCCAGGGCAGTTCACGAGAAGTCACGTTCGACAGCGATCTGTTCGTCGTCGGCGACACCAACCGCGGCGGAGGCCCTTGGCTTGGCGATATCGACAATGTCCGAGTCTTCAACGTGACCGACGGCGACTTCGATCCAATGAGGGACTTAACGCTTTCGATGGATATCCCCGAGCCGGCGACGATGAGCCTGCTGGCCCTGGGCGGTCTGGCCGCGCTGATCCGGAGGAAGAGGCAGTAA
- a CDS encoding substrate-binding domain-containing protein: MAAIPALSRRILVLGLGPYDPVAMALTDSARQRGWAMIFSKKDGPLAGMVRQWQADAVIVGANVSTQDMRRWPRGRVPMVWLHDLEGRRYGAGSVLLDHYAAGRLAARHFVDLAFRHLAYCWLGDLWMLNRQLEGFRQAAQEGGCTVHTLDWPRQAAKGLGSSYSVTFRRWLVRQVAALPKPLGLMVESDWTGLEALTGLRETGVLVPDEVAIASCYNIAPVCEGALVPLTSVDMNWPEQGRQAIEMMDRLFQGDEPPAEALWVAPQGVVPRQSSDVVAVPHTGVAKAMHMIRRDFRDDNLTVGRMARTIGISAFALNWAFRKHLGRSPGEQLRQWRLREAMSLLATTMRKIKDIAAACGYGTVDQFIRCVRAATGQSPAAWRKKQL; encoded by the coding sequence ATGGCTGCCATTCCAGCACTTTCGCGCCGCATTCTGGTTCTGGGCCTGGGGCCGTACGATCCGGTCGCGATGGCACTGACCGATTCTGCGCGCCAGAGGGGCTGGGCGATGATCTTCTCAAAGAAGGATGGCCCGTTAGCGGGCATGGTGCGGCAGTGGCAGGCCGATGCCGTGATCGTCGGAGCCAACGTCAGCACCCAGGACATGAGAAGGTGGCCGCGCGGACGTGTGCCGATGGTCTGGCTGCACGACCTTGAAGGACGCCGCTACGGCGCTGGCAGCGTGCTGCTGGACCATTACGCGGCTGGCCGATTGGCCGCCCGTCATTTCGTTGACCTGGCCTTTCGACATCTAGCCTACTGCTGGCTGGGCGATCTGTGGATGCTCAACCGCCAATTGGAGGGATTCCGCCAAGCCGCCCAGGAGGGCGGCTGCACGGTGCATACCCTGGACTGGCCGCGGCAGGCGGCGAAGGGGCTGGGCTCATCGTACAGCGTCACGTTTCGCCGGTGGCTGGTCAGACAGGTAGCCGCCCTGCCCAAACCGCTGGGCCTCATGGTCGAGAGCGACTGGACAGGCCTGGAGGCCTTGACGGGCTTGCGCGAGACAGGAGTACTCGTGCCCGACGAAGTGGCGATCGCCTCCTGCTACAACATCGCGCCGGTCTGCGAAGGGGCTCTGGTGCCGCTGACCAGCGTGGACATGAACTGGCCCGAGCAGGGACGCCAGGCGATCGAGATGATGGACCGCCTCTTCCAGGGCGACGAGCCGCCCGCCGAGGCGCTGTGGGTCGCTCCCCAGGGCGTGGTGCCCCGCCAAAGCAGCGACGTTGTGGCCGTGCCTCACACGGGTGTCGCCAAGGCGATGCACATGATTCGTCGGGACTTCCGCGACGACAATCTCACTGTCGGCCGAATGGCCCGAACCATCGGGATTTCCGCCTTCGCATTGAACTGGGCGTTTCGCAAGCATCTGGGGCGCTCGCCGGGCGAGCAGTTGCGCCAATGGCGGCTTCGGGAGGCGATGTCGCTGCTGGCGACGACCATGCGAAAAATCAAGGACATCGCCGCCGCCTGCGGGTACGGTACGGTCGATCAATTTATCCGATGCGTGCGAGCCGCCACCGGCCAAAGCCCTGCCGCCTGGCGGAAGAAGCAGCTGTGA
- a CDS encoding PEP-CTERM sorting domain-containing protein, whose amino-acid sequence MRHSALAVLALAGTLLLSGAAQAGIVVTYGAGVTWPTAPDVQTAHPSQYIGYNHPYYGGYFTQSFKVATTLVVEKLYVMAAREQASTSLMWMKFYEVDNVHSVSLGTLVGTVAATANELSPSTSSVITEFALSGANQITLPARAGDAGYAILCYADDSSARWEAGKAGNVYADGYWGGSYAGTSDMIMALVGSPIPEPATMSLLVIGGVAALIRRKRQ is encoded by the coding sequence ATGAGACATTCAGCACTGGCAGTTCTGGCGCTGGCAGGCACGCTGCTGCTGTCCGGCGCGGCGCAGGCGGGAATCGTCGTCACCTACGGCGCGGGCGTCACGTGGCCGACCGCGCCGGACGTGCAGACGGCCCATCCTTCCCAGTACATCGGTTACAATCATCCCTACTACGGCGGGTACTTCACCCAATCCTTCAAGGTTGCCACCACGCTGGTCGTGGAAAAACTGTACGTAATGGCCGCACGCGAGCAAGCCAGCACGTCGCTGATGTGGATGAAGTTCTACGAGGTGGACAACGTCCACAGCGTCTCGCTGGGGACGCTGGTGGGTACCGTCGCCGCGACGGCCAACGAGCTCAGCCCCAGCACCAGCTCGGTGATCACGGAGTTTGCCCTTTCCGGGGCCAACCAGATTACCCTGCCGGCCCGGGCCGGCGACGCCGGGTACGCCATCCTGTGCTATGCAGACGATTCCTCGGCCCGCTGGGAAGCCGGCAAGGCGGGCAACGTCTATGCCGACGGATACTGGGGCGGGTCCTATGCCGGAACGTCCGACATGATCATGGCCCTGGTCGGTTCGCCTATCCCCGAGCCGGCGACGATGAGCCTGCTGGTCATCGGCGGCGTGGCGGCGCTGATTCGCAGAAAGAGGCAGTAA